The following coding sequences lie in one Phyllopteryx taeniolatus isolate TA_2022b chromosome 4, UOR_Ptae_1.2, whole genome shotgun sequence genomic window:
- the helt gene encoding hairy and enhancer of split-related protein helt, producing MASKTKERKRTPISHKVIEKRRRDRINRCLNELGKTVPMALAKQNSGKLEKAEILEMTVQYLRALHSADFPRGREKSELLTEFANYFHYGYHECMKNLVHYLTTEDRAETKDIKYARILAFLQSKSRSVAEPAFASAAASGPEPSDYPGHRPRSSPERQSHGPAEAAAYQRQSPPGHMAWHGSARGPAVSYQPAVALSGHAQQHGGYLSPVQGLEHHHYFNLIGHAHHNTFTLHSAQHAM from the exons ATGGCATCCAAAACGAAGGAACGAAAG AGAACGCCCATCTCTCACAAAGTGATTGAAAAACGAAGACGAGATCGCATCAACCGCTGCCTGAACGAGCTGGGGAAAACTGTACCGATGGCCTTGGCGAAGCAG AACTCCGGGAAGCTGGAGAAGGCTGAAATATTGGAAATGACGGTTCAGTATTTGAGGGCTCTCCATTCTGCAGATTTCCCGAGAGGAAGAGAGAAGA GCGAGTTGCTGACCGAGTTCGCCAACTACTTCCACTACGGCTACCACGAGTGCATGAAGAACCTGGTCCACTACCTGACCACGGAGGACCGAGCCGAGACCAAGGACATCAAATACGCGCGCATCCTGGCCTTCCTGCAGTCGAAATCCCGCTCGGTCGCCGAGCCCGCGTTCGCTTCCGCCGCCGCGTCCGGCCCCGAGCCCTCGGACTACCCGGGCCACCGGCCGCGCTCGTCCCCGGAGCGCCAGAGTCACGGCCCCGCGGAGGCCGCCGCCTACCAGCGGCAGAGTCCTCCGGGACACATGGCCTGGCACGGCTCGGCCCGCGGGCCCGCCGTTTCGTACCAGCCCGCCGTGGCGCTGAGTGGGCACGCGCAGCAGCACGGCGGCTACTTGTCACCGGTGCAGGGACTCGAACATCATCACTACTTCAACTTGATAGGCCACGCCCACCACAACACCTTCACCTTGCACAGCGCGCAACACGCCATgtaa